CTTGACATTGATCTCTCCATGAAAAAGCTGCTTTTGTTTCCATTTTTTCTTGTTTGTTGTATAGCTTTGAGTGCTTGCTCCGGCTTTTATGGGTCGGTGGTTTCCGACCAGGTACAGAGGACCGAATCTTTGGTGACTATTCTCAAGGGTGTTCAGGATAAAGCTTCTGCCGACTCTGCTGCGTCCGGCGTTTATATGTACCGTCATTCTCTGGAGGAAGTACTCCAGGGAATTGTCAATGCGGGCAAGCCTTCCATGCTCGACCTCCTGCGGTTGAAAAACCAGTTGACTGATCTGAAAACGGGCCAGTCAAGCAAGGATCTGATCAGTCAGTACATTCGTCTTTCGACAGTTGATTTTTACGGTTCGGCAGAGTTGAAGAATGCTTTCCGTCTGGGGGTGTCCCAGGCATGATGGAATGACAGGATGGAGTGTTTTGACGATGAAAGAATCGTTTCTTCCCGTTGAGGATGAAAAGGCCCGTGTTTTGCTGCTCGGATCGTTGCCGGGCGATGCTTCGTTGTCCCTGGCGGAATATTACGGTCATTCTCGCAATGCCTTTTGGCCGATTATGGGGGAGTTGCTCGGATTTTCTCCGCAGTTGCCCTATGAGGCTCGGTTGAATTTTTTGAAGCTCAGGGGGATTGCCTTGTGGGATGTGGTATCGCGTGCATACCGGAGAGGGAGCCTCGATTCGGACATCCGGGAGGCGGAACCGAACGATATTCCTGCCTTGTTGAGGCGTTGCCCGGGGATTGTGCGCATCGGTTGCAATGGCGGTGCGGCGTATACTCTGTTGAAGAAATTTTATCCGGAGTTGTTTCGGAACGAAGTGTGGGAGATCGTCCGCCTTCCTTCCACCAGTCCTGCGGCGGCTATGATCAGCTACTCGGCAAAGCGGGATGCATATGCCTCTTTCCTGAAAGAGTTGATAGGGGAGACGGAATAGTTCCATTCCCGGTTGCACGCAAGGCGTTTCCGGGAACGGATTCCATGACGATACGGTTGTTAAACACTGACTTCGGCAGCTTCTTGCTCCGGTTTTTCTTCTCCTGCCTCCTGGCTGCCTTCCAGAAGGCTGAGAAAGTCTTCCCAATTGGAGGGAAGTGCCGGGGTTGCCTTGAGGGCATTGATGATGATGCCGGTGCGAATATCGGTCATGAGTTGTTCGAAGAGGACATAGGCATCCGTTTTGTATTCAGTCAGCGGATTTTTTTGTCCTTGAGCCCGGAGATTGACTCCATCCCGCAATTCTTCCATGCTGCTGAGGTGTTCTTGCCAGTTGTTGTCAATCATCTGGAGCATCAGGGAGCGGAGGGAATAATCCATATATTCGGGAGAAAGGACCTGTTCCTGTTCATGGAAGCTTTTGGTTAGTTCTCCGATGATGATGTCGGCGATTTCTTCCTGGGTTTTCTCTTCGAGTTCGGAGGGTTCCTGAGGAAGGGAGATGGAATAGGTAGCTCCCATCCATCCGAGAAGGGAATCGATATCCGTGTCTCCCTCGGCATTTTTGATGTTCTCGGCAACCTGCCGAGGGATCATATCCCGGAGGAGATCGAAGAAAATGTCTTCCGGGTGCTCGGTTTTGAGGACCTCGTTGCGGAAGCTGTAGAGGACTTCGCGCTGAGT
This is a stretch of genomic DNA from Akkermansia sp. N21116. It encodes these proteins:
- a CDS encoding DNA-deoxyinosine glycosylase, with protein sequence MKESFLPVEDEKARVLLLGSLPGDASLSLAEYYGHSRNAFWPIMGELLGFSPQLPYEARLNFLKLRGIALWDVVSRAYRRGSLDSDIREAEPNDIPALLRRCPGIVRIGCNGGAAYTLLKKFYPELFRNEVWEIVRLPSTSPAAAMISYSAKRDAYASFLKELIGETE